From one Catellatospora sp. IY07-71 genomic stretch:
- a CDS encoding endonuclease domain-containing protein, which translates to MEELEWVLFAQSNVLTWAQAVELLTVGKVRHRIETGRWRQVCRGIVFAGTGPLSLDQQRWVAVLAAGPDARLAGLAAAHAGGLRGKFREERIDVLVHTGGHRPDLFRRLPLDMPAVKVRRTIHLTEQDCQLGRPPRTTIARSVVDAASWARFPDAAQTIVAAACQQRLVLPSELLEVLHRLPRAPRRTLIATTARDAAGGAGALSEIDFVKLCRRHHLPVPDLQDRRVDASGRVRYRDAYWRAYRLHVEVDGAHHMEVAHWEADMRRQNDIWTGGDRILRFTAYQIRTRPDEVAATLRTALHAAGWAGSR; encoded by the coding sequence GTGGAGGAGCTGGAGTGGGTGCTGTTCGCGCAGAGCAACGTGCTGACCTGGGCGCAGGCGGTGGAGTTGCTGACGGTGGGCAAGGTGCGGCACCGGATCGAGACGGGACGCTGGCGGCAGGTGTGCCGAGGCATCGTCTTCGCGGGGACCGGGCCGCTCAGTCTCGATCAACAGCGCTGGGTGGCGGTGCTGGCCGCCGGGCCTGACGCCCGGCTGGCCGGGCTGGCCGCCGCGCACGCCGGTGGGCTGCGCGGGAAGTTCCGCGAAGAGCGGATCGATGTGCTGGTTCACACCGGGGGCCACCGGCCCGATCTATTCCGTCGGCTGCCCCTCGACATGCCGGCGGTCAAGGTACGCCGCACCATCCACCTGACCGAGCAGGACTGCCAGCTCGGGCGGCCGCCACGCACCACGATCGCCCGTTCCGTCGTCGATGCGGCCTCCTGGGCGCGGTTCCCCGACGCGGCGCAGACGATCGTCGCGGCGGCCTGCCAGCAACGGCTGGTCCTGCCGTCGGAACTGCTGGAGGTGCTGCACCGGCTGCCCCGGGCACCGCGCCGCACGCTGATCGCCACCACGGCACGGGACGCCGCGGGCGGCGCGGGCGCGCTCTCTGAGATCGACTTCGTGAAGCTGTGCCGCCGCCACCACCTCCCCGTGCCCGACCTGCAAGACCGGCGTGTGGACGCCAGCGGCAGGGTCCGCTACCGGGACGCGTACTGGCGGGCGTACCGGCTGCACGTCGAGGTGGACGGCGCCCACCACATGGAGGTGGCCCACTGGGAGGCGGACATGAGGCGGCAGAACGACATCTGGACCGGCGGGGACCGCATCCTCCGCTTCACCGCGTACCAGATCCGCACCCGCCCCGACGAGGTCGCCGCCACCCTCCGCACCGCGCTCCACGCGGCGGGCTGGGCTGGATCTAGATGA